From the Desulfovibrio sp. JY genome, one window contains:
- a CDS encoding hydrogenase maturation nickel metallochaperone HypA — protein MHELSIAQSLLAIIEDEMTKHGKETLLTVKVRHGRLSAIVPEALETAFEVLTIDSRLAGAKLEMEETPVVLRCRACGREFTPEGDSAFAPCPGCGEELGHTVLSGRELYIEYLELE, from the coding sequence ATGCACGAACTCTCCATCGCCCAAAGCCTGCTCGCCATCATCGAGGACGAAATGACCAAGCACGGCAAGGAAACACTCCTTACCGTCAAGGTCCGCCACGGTCGCCTCTCGGCCATCGTGCCCGAGGCCCTGGAAACGGCCTTCGAGGTCCTGACCATCGACTCCCGACTGGCCGGCGCGAAACTGGAGATGGAGGAGACGCCCGTGGTCCTGCGCTGCCGCGCCTGCGGCCGCGAATTTACGCCCGAGGGCGACTCGGCCTTCGCCCCCTGCCCCGGCTGCGGCGAGGAACTCGGACACACCGTGCTTTCCGGCCGCGAACTCTACATCGAATACCTCGAACTCGAATAG
- the hypB gene encoding hydrogenase nickel incorporation protein HypB, with the protein MQIPVVRNILEANDRIAAELKDFFGHKGILAVNIMSSPGAGKTTLLERTLTELGGEMRMAVVEGDLQTDNDARRVAATGAQAVQINTEGGCHLTSSQVQEAVKSLDLTGLDILFIENVGNLVCPAEFDVGEDFKITLLSVTEGDDKPEKYPLMFNISAALVLNKVDLLPYVDFDMERASRHARVLNEHIDIFPVSARSGEGLADWYDWLRARLREKRATA; encoded by the coding sequence ATGCAGATTCCCGTGGTGCGCAACATCCTGGAGGCCAATGACCGCATCGCCGCCGAACTCAAGGACTTTTTCGGACACAAGGGCATCCTCGCGGTCAACATCATGAGTTCGCCCGGCGCGGGCAAGACCACGCTCCTCGAACGCACCCTCACCGAACTTGGCGGCGAGATGCGCATGGCCGTGGTCGAAGGCGACCTGCAAACCGACAACGACGCCCGCCGCGTGGCCGCGACCGGCGCCCAGGCCGTGCAGATCAACACCGAAGGCGGCTGCCACCTGACCAGCTCGCAGGTCCAGGAAGCAGTCAAAAGCCTCGACCTCACGGGCCTCGACATCCTTTTCATCGAGAACGTCGGCAACCTGGTCTGCCCGGCCGAGTTCGACGTGGGCGAAGATTTCAAGATCACGCTTTTAAGCGTCACCGAGGGCGACGACAAGCCGGAAAAGTATCCGCTGATGTTCAACATCTCCGCCGCCCTGGTGCTCAACAAGGTCGACCTGCTCCCGTACGTGGACTTCGACATGGAACGGGCCAGCCGCCATGCCCGCGTGCTCAACGAACACATCGACATCTTTCCGGTCTCGGCCCGCAGCGGCGAGGGGCTTGCCGACTGGTACGACTGGCTGCGCGCCCGGCTCCGGGAAAAACGCGCCACGGCCTGA